The sequence TCTTACCAGCATAGTGGAGGTGTCAATTCACATTGATTTAAGACTTGACGCACTTAATAACTTATGATATTGTAATGTAGCCTTAACATTGAATTATAGCTATCTATTTTGTTGATCATTTGCGCCAAAATTTGCAGAATGAACACTACTTCTTTTTTGTTGGTATTAGGAAGCATTTATTATGTTGTTTTTATCCCTATGGAAGAAGGTATTAAATGATAGTGGATTGAAAAGGTTATTTAATGGTGTGAGGATTAATTTAACTTAGGGTGGTGTAAGTTGATCTTATCTGTCTTTATTACTAGATTGATTATTCTTTGCTTAACTGATTCTTTTATATTGATTTAGTTTCGTTAGCTAGAAGGTAGCTATACCATATACtatcttcttagttttcttggtTGATTTGGATTTATGATTGGTTCAATGATATAACTTGTATTTTGTGTCTTGGGTTATCTCAGTGATTGTTAAAGCAAGCAGCGGACCAAGGTATGTGGTAGGATGCCGGAGTAAAGTTGATAAGGAAAAATTGACTTCCGGTACACGAGTGGTTCTTGATATGACAACACTCACCATAATGCGAGCTCTTCCACGTGAAGTATGTAGCACAATTCATTCTCTTGAGATAATTATTTGACGAATATGTTCATGTCCAGTGTTTAATTGGGGTTTTTTATTATTTGATGAATAAGTAGCACTTATCTGTCATGAGTTGACAGGTTGATCCGGTTGTTTACAATATGCTGCACGAGGATCCCGGTAATGTGAGTTATTCCGCTGTTGGTGGTCTCTCTGATCAGATAAGGGAATTGAGGGAATCAATTGAATTGCCTCTGATGAATCCAGAACTTTTTCTTCGTGTTGGAATTAAACCTCCTAAGGTGATTGATCTGTTTGGTGTAACTCTGTTTTTGGCAGCATGCCATCTTCATTTTTTTGTTCCTGTAAAGTAGCATTTTTTTGTAATTTGCATTTGACTGGAATATTCTCTATTCTCATTTTTTTAGGGTGTTCTCCTTTATGGGCCTCCTGGTACGGGTAAAACACTGTTAGCTAGGGCAATTGCCAGTAATATCGATGCTAATTTCTTGAAGGTCAGATTTGTTTCTTTCTGAATTTTTGTATTTGAAGTTTCCTTTTAAGGTAATAGTGTCTTACTCCTAACTTCTGATGTAGGTTGTTTCAAGTGCCATAATTGATAAGTACATTGGAGAAAGTGCAAGGTTGATACGAGAAATGTTTGGGTATGCACGTGATCACCAGGTGAGACTCGTCCGAAGTATTTTCCTACATGTATATGTGTATATCTATTTGTATAGATATGTATGTATGCATGTGTATGTGAAGTagttctgaatctctactttgtTTGTCAAGCCCTGCATCATTTTTATGGATGAGATCGATGCCATTGGTGGTCGCCGTTTTAGTGAGGGAACAAGTGCTGATCGTGAGATTCAGAGAACACTGATGGAGTTGCTTAATCAACTAGATGGATTTGATCAACTTGGAAAGGTACAGCATGCTGCATttactttgtttttatttggAGACCACCGTGATGGTTTAGAAACATTTTCTCTCTTCCTTGTAGCAATTTAGAAGGATTAAAAACTTTATCTTGGTGTTTTATTTGTTGGTTGTGGCCTTGTGGGGGTATAGTTGGATAAAGCCTGTAGAACATGTGAGATATGATTCAAATGTAATGTAAATCGTATCAACCATTTCTGATTAATTTGTCTTCTGTTTGCAATGATTAGTCCTCTGTAGAATAAATTTTATGGAAAATTCGTTTGTTGTGTTGCTTGAATTGTAGGTTAAAATGATAATGGCAACGAACAGACCCGATGTACTGGACCCTGCTCTTCTACGTCCTGGAAGGTTGGATAGGAAAATAGAAATTCCATTGCCAAATGAACTATCGAGGATGGAAATTCTCAAGATTCATGCTGCTGGGATTGCTAAGCATGGTGAAATAGACTATGAAGCTGTTGTGAAGCTTGCAGAGGTgagtacaaacattttggttacttttattAGCCAACTGATCCATGTTTGATTGGTTTgtgtttttttaaattattttggcaAACTTATAGGGCTTTAATGGGGCCGATCTTCGAAATGTCTGCACGGAAGCTGGAATGTCCGCAATCCGTGCAGAGCGCGACTATGTGATCCATGAAGATTTTATGAAGGTAAGTTCCATCTTGAGGGAGGTGATTTTTCTGTGTATTAATTACATATACAAGGGGTTTACCAACTCATGTAACAGAACAATAATTTGACTTCATTCTTCTGTTTCAGGCTGTTCGAAAACTGAANNNNNNNNNNNNNNNNNNNNNNNNNNNNNNNNNNNNNNNNNNNNNNNNNNNNNNNNNNNNNNNNNNNNNNNNNNNNNNNNNNNNNNNNNNNNNNNNNNNNNNNNNNNNNNNNNNNNNNNNNNNNNNNNNNNNNNNNNNNNNNNNNNNNNNNNNNNNNNNNNNNNNNNNNNNNNNNNNNNNNNNNNNNNNNNNNNNNNNNNNNNNNNNNNNNNNNNNNNNNNNNNNNNNNNNNNNNNNNNNNNNNNNNNNNNNNNNNNNNNNNNNNNNNNNNNNNNNNNNNNNNNNNNNNNNNNNNNNNNNNNNNNNNNNNNNNNNNNNNNNNNNNNNNACTTAAAAATTCTTAGAGCCATGGATATCCGGGTAGTGCATGATTAGAACAAGAAATATGCATCATGCAATCTGTTTTGCATTGACTCTCTCACAGTTTGTATTTTATAAATTAGTTTTTGATATTTATTCCAACCAatgtcaattttttttgttaagagTGATGATAGTATCCTGAATTTTCTAAGTCTTAAATATATCTTCTTAAAACTATGTAGCTTAAAAGTTATTGTAGATGTGGCATTAATGACCCAAAGTGTTCAAAGTGTTNNNNNNNNNNNNNNNNNNNNNNNNNNNNNNNNNNNNNNNNNNNNNNNNNNNNNNNNNNNNNNNNNNNNNNNNNNNNNNNNNNNNNNNNNNNNNNNNNNNNNNNNNNNNNNNNNNNNNNNNNNNNNNNNNNNNNNNNNNNNNNNNNNNNNNNNNNNNNNNNNNNNNNNNNNNNNNNNNNNNNNNNNNNNNNNNNNNNNNNNNNNNNNNNNNNNNNNNNNNNNNNNNNNNNNNNNNNNNNNNNNNNNNNNNNNNNNNNNNNNNNNNNNNNNNNNNNNNNNNNNNNNNNNNNNNNNNNNNNNNNNNNNNNNNNNNNNNNNNNNNNNNNNNNNNNNNNNNNNNNNNNNNNNNNNNNNNNNNNNNNNNNNNNNNNNNNNNNNNNNNNNNNNNNNNNNNN is a genomic window of Arachis ipaensis cultivar K30076 chromosome B06, Araip1.1, whole genome shotgun sequence containing:
- the LOC107645273 gene encoding 26S protease regulatory subunit S10B homolog B (The sequence of the model RefSeq protein was modified relative to this genomic sequence to represent the inferred CDS: added 58 bases not found in genome assembly), whose translation is MTDAEDAVRRRNAVADYRKKLLQHKELESRVRSVRENLRASKKEFNKTEDDLKSLQSVGQIIGEVLRPLDNERLIVKASSGPRYVVGCRSKVDKEKLTSGTRVVLDMTTLTIMRALPREVDPVVYNMLHEDPGNVSYSAVGGLSDQIRELRESIELPLMNPELFLRVGIKPPKGVLLYGPPGTGKTLLARAIASNIDANFLKVVSSAIIDKYIGESARLIREMFGYARDHQPCIIFMDEIDAIGGRRFSEGTSADREIQRTLMELLNQLDGFDQLGKVKMIMATNRPDVLDPALLRPGRLDRKIEIPLPNELSRMEILKIHAAGIAKHGEIDYEAVVKLAEGFNGADLRNVCTEAGMSAIRAERDYVIHEDFMKAVRKLNDAKKLESSAHYSADFGKE